A genomic stretch from Embleya scabrispora includes:
- a CDS encoding heavy metal translocating P-type ATPase has translation MGSTTETSTPQDSGQIELSIGGMTCASCAMRIEKRLNKLDGVTATVNYATEKAKVSYAGEIAPADLIAQVEAAGYTAELPAPPVTAGQTGEAAPEADPEGGRVRALRDRLLISAVLTVPVIAMAMVPALQFTNWQWLSLALAWPVVAYGAWPFHKAAWTNLRHGTSTMDTLVSMGTLAALAWSVYALFWGSAGEPGMTHAFSFAVERSDGAGNIYLEAAAGVTTFILAGRWFEARAKRRSGAALKALLELGARDVAVLRDGREERVPVEQLAVGDLFVVRPGEKIATDGVIEQGTSAVDASMLTGESVPVEVAPGDTVTGATVNAGGRLVVRTTRIGADTQLAQMARLVEDAQNGKARVQRLADKVSGIFVPIVIALAAATLGFWWGTGQGIAGAFTAAVAVLIIACPCALGLATPTALMVGTGRGAQLGILIKGPEVLESTRRVDTVVLDKTGTVTTGRMTLLDVHLAADEAETEVLRLAGALENASEHPIAQAVAKGATERVGDLPDPEDFANVEGLGVQGIVEGHAVLVGRTRLLTEWALDLPVELERAMTDAEALGRTAVAVAWDGKARAVLVVADAIKPTSAEAIRRFRELGLTPILLTGDNTTVAHTVAAQVGIDPEHVFAEVMPKDKVDVVTRLQEEGRIVAMVGDGVNDAAALAKADLGLAMGTGTDVAIEASDLTLVRGDLRAAADAIRLARKTLGTIKSNLFWAFAYNVAALPLAASGLLNPMLAGAAMAFSSVFVVGNSLRLRGFKALADDTHPTP, from the coding sequence ATGGGTTCGACCACCGAGACCTCGACGCCGCAGGACAGCGGGCAGATCGAACTGTCGATCGGCGGCATGACCTGCGCCTCGTGCGCGATGCGCATCGAGAAGCGGCTGAACAAGCTCGACGGCGTGACCGCGACGGTCAACTACGCCACCGAGAAGGCGAAGGTCAGCTACGCCGGCGAGATCGCGCCGGCCGACCTGATCGCCCAGGTCGAGGCGGCCGGATACACGGCCGAACTCCCCGCCCCTCCCGTCACCGCCGGCCAAACCGGCGAAGCCGCGCCCGAGGCGGACCCCGAGGGCGGCCGGGTCCGCGCCCTGCGCGACCGGCTGCTGATCTCCGCCGTACTGACCGTGCCGGTGATCGCGATGGCGATGGTCCCGGCGTTGCAGTTCACCAACTGGCAGTGGTTGTCCCTCGCGCTGGCCTGGCCGGTCGTGGCCTACGGCGCGTGGCCGTTCCACAAGGCCGCCTGGACCAACCTGCGGCACGGCACCTCGACCATGGACACGCTCGTGTCGATGGGCACGCTGGCCGCGCTCGCCTGGTCGGTCTACGCACTGTTCTGGGGCAGCGCCGGCGAGCCCGGCATGACCCACGCGTTCTCCTTCGCCGTCGAACGCAGCGACGGGGCCGGAAACATCTATCTCGAGGCCGCCGCCGGGGTGACCACCTTCATCCTGGCCGGGCGCTGGTTCGAGGCCCGCGCCAAGCGCCGCTCCGGCGCCGCGCTCAAGGCCCTGCTCGAACTCGGCGCCCGCGACGTGGCGGTGTTGCGCGACGGGCGCGAGGAGCGCGTCCCGGTCGAACAGCTCGCCGTCGGCGACCTGTTCGTGGTCCGCCCCGGCGAGAAGATCGCCACCGACGGGGTGATCGAACAGGGCACCTCGGCGGTCGACGCCTCGATGCTCACCGGCGAGTCGGTCCCCGTCGAGGTCGCTCCCGGCGACACCGTCACCGGCGCCACCGTCAACGCCGGTGGCCGGCTCGTGGTCCGGACCACCCGAATCGGCGCCGACACCCAGCTCGCCCAGATGGCCCGCCTGGTCGAGGACGCGCAGAACGGCAAGGCCCGGGTGCAGCGCCTGGCCGACAAGGTCTCCGGCATCTTCGTGCCGATCGTGATCGCCCTCGCCGCCGCCACCCTCGGCTTCTGGTGGGGCACCGGCCAGGGCATCGCCGGCGCCTTCACCGCCGCCGTCGCCGTGCTGATCATCGCCTGCCCGTGCGCCCTGGGCCTGGCCACCCCGACCGCGCTGATGGTCGGCACCGGGCGCGGCGCCCAGTTGGGCATCCTGATCAAGGGCCCCGAGGTACTGGAATCCACCCGCCGTGTCGACACCGTCGTGCTCGACAAGACCGGCACCGTCACCACCGGCCGGATGACGCTCCTGGACGTGCACCTCGCCGCCGACGAGGCCGAGACCGAGGTACTGCGCCTGGCCGGCGCCCTGGAGAACGCCTCCGAGCACCCCATCGCCCAGGCCGTCGCCAAGGGCGCGACCGAGCGGGTCGGCGACCTGCCGGACCCGGAGGACTTCGCCAACGTCGAGGGGCTCGGCGTGCAGGGCATCGTCGAGGGCCACGCCGTCCTGGTCGGCCGCACCCGGCTGCTCACCGAGTGGGCGCTCGACCTCCCCGTGGAGTTGGAGCGGGCCATGACCGACGCCGAGGCGCTGGGCCGTACCGCCGTCGCGGTGGCGTGGGACGGCAAGGCCCGCGCGGTCCTGGTCGTCGCCGACGCGATCAAGCCCACCTCCGCCGAGGCCATCCGCCGCTTCCGCGAGCTGGGCCTGACCCCGATCCTGCTCACCGGCGACAACACCACGGTCGCGCACACCGTCGCCGCACAGGTCGGCATCGACCCGGAGCACGTGTTCGCCGAGGTGATGCCCAAGGACAAGGTCGACGTGGTCACCCGCCTCCAGGAGGAGGGCCGGATCGTGGCGATGGTCGGCGACGGCGTCAACGACGCCGCCGCGCTGGCCAAGGCCGACCTCGGCCTGGCCATGGGCACCGGCACCGACGTCGCCATCGAGGCCTCCGACCTCACCCTGGTACGCGGCGACCTGCGTGCCGCCGCCGACGCCATCCGCCTCGCCCGCAAGACCCTGGGCACGATCAAGTCCAACCTGTTCTGGGCCTTCGCCTACAACGTCGCCGCTCTCCCACTGGCCGCCTCCGGCCTGCTGAACCCGATGCTCGCCGGTGCCGCGATGGCCTTCAGCTCGGTCTTCGTGGTCGGCAACAGCCTGCGACTGCGCGGCTTCAAGGCCCTGGCCGACGACACCCACCCGACCCCGTAG
- a CDS encoding VOC family protein: MPEVTSPYTPGTPCWVDLMVPDQQAALDFYRDLFGWQGEVGPPETGGYAVCTLRGKAVAGIMKAMSPDGGPTPPTAWTTYLATADVDASQEKITRAGGKVMMPATDVMTLGRMCVAAGPTGAVFGLWQARDFGGAQVVNEPGSVIWSELNTSDTGAAAKFAKAVLGLEAAPMEGAEGYFSLSAGGRVVGGMQGLDQLPPGTASHWLTYFSVDDTDSVVDALIRAGGNVLKPPFDMMAGRMAVVTDPQGGAFAVINATAPAPY; encoded by the coding sequence ATGCCCGAGGTAACCAGTCCCTATACACCCGGCACACCCTGTTGGGTCGACCTGATGGTGCCCGACCAGCAGGCCGCCCTGGACTTCTACCGCGACCTGTTCGGCTGGCAGGGCGAGGTGGGCCCGCCGGAGACCGGTGGCTATGCGGTGTGCACGCTCCGCGGCAAGGCCGTCGCGGGCATCATGAAGGCGATGTCCCCCGACGGCGGCCCGACCCCGCCGACCGCGTGGACCACCTACCTGGCCACCGCCGATGTGGACGCCTCGCAGGAGAAGATCACCAGGGCCGGCGGCAAGGTGATGATGCCGGCGACGGACGTGATGACCCTGGGCCGGATGTGCGTCGCCGCCGGTCCCACCGGCGCGGTGTTCGGTCTGTGGCAGGCGCGGGACTTCGGCGGGGCGCAGGTGGTCAACGAGCCCGGCTCGGTAATCTGGAGCGAGCTGAACACCAGCGATACGGGCGCCGCGGCGAAGTTCGCCAAGGCCGTGCTCGGTCTGGAGGCCGCGCCGATGGAGGGGGCCGAGGGCTACTTCTCGCTGAGCGCGGGTGGGCGGGTGGTCGGCGGGATGCAGGGGCTCGACCAGCTGCCGCCGGGCACGGCGTCGCACTGGCTGACCTATTTCTCCGTCGACGACACCGACAGCGTCGTCGACGCGCTGATCCGGGCCGGCGGCAATGTGCTCAAGCCGCCGTTCGACATGATGGCCGGCCGGATGGCCGTGGTCACGGACCCGCAGGGCGGCGCGTTCGCGGTGATCAACGCGACCGCTCCGGCACCGTACTGA
- a CDS encoding ABC transporter ATP-binding protein: protein MNDAEPVAVVRALRVEAGGRTIVDGVDLTLRAGRITALVGSSGSGKTTTALALLGEFPPGARVTGEVRVVGGGAVGYVPQHPGTVLNPVRRVGVLLRDIARTRARGRGSRRAAVDAALRAARIEHPEEVVRRFPHQLSGGQQQRVVVAQALLLGARVVVADEPTTGQDALTKQGVVERLAALAGEGIAVLLLSHDLDVVRRIADEAVMLADGRPVGFGPPTRVLPAPERVEVRPPAPGADTDPDTDTDPDTAVRLEVRDLTAGYPAGMRRRVSVLDRVSLSVAPGECLALVGRSGSGKTTLGRCLAGLHSGYRGRVRFEGTTLPRSLRGRTAGQLASVQYVFQDARASFDEGRPVVDQVARTAVRLRGAHPDAARTQALDTLAELGLAAPVAQRRPGALSGGEVQRAALARALLARPGVLVCDEITSGLDGAARVELLDLLARSRERSGLSLVFITHDLAAAARLADRIAVLDAGRLIEQGPAGRILTDPRQTFTRRLVRAAGGAGSRRRGDDHGDPAGTDLPGPPRSGRE from the coding sequence ATGAACGACGCTGAACCCGTGGCGGTCGTCCGCGCGTTGCGGGTGGAGGCGGGTGGTCGGACGATCGTGGACGGGGTGGATCTGACCCTGCGGGCCGGGCGGATCACCGCGCTGGTGGGGTCGTCGGGCAGCGGCAAGACCACCACCGCGCTGGCGCTGCTCGGCGAATTCCCGCCCGGCGCCCGGGTGACGGGCGAGGTACGGGTCGTGGGCGGGGGAGCGGTCGGGTACGTCCCGCAACATCCCGGCACGGTGCTCAACCCGGTGCGTCGGGTCGGCGTGTTGTTGCGGGACATCGCGCGGACACGCGCGCGGGGCCGGGGTTCGCGCCGGGCAGCGGTGGACGCGGCGTTGCGGGCGGCGCGGATCGAGCACCCGGAAGAGGTCGTACGGCGCTTCCCGCATCAGCTCTCCGGCGGGCAGCAGCAACGTGTCGTGGTGGCCCAGGCGTTGCTGCTCGGAGCGCGGGTCGTGGTCGCCGACGAGCCGACCACGGGACAGGACGCGCTGACCAAGCAGGGTGTCGTGGAGCGGCTGGCGGCCCTGGCCGGGGAGGGGATCGCGGTGTTGTTGCTCAGCCACGACCTCGACGTGGTGCGCCGAATCGCGGACGAGGCGGTGATGTTGGCCGATGGGCGGCCGGTCGGGTTCGGGCCGCCGACACGGGTGCTGCCGGCGCCGGAGCGGGTGGAGGTTCGGCCGCCGGCGCCGGGGGCCGACACCGACCCCGACACCGACACGGACCCCGACACCGCCGTTCGGCTGGAGGTTCGAGACCTCACGGCCGGATACCCGGCGGGCATGCGACGCCGGGTGAGCGTACTGGATCGGGTGAGCCTGTCCGTCGCGCCCGGCGAATGCCTGGCCCTGGTGGGCCGTTCGGGCAGCGGCAAAACGACGCTGGGACGCTGCCTCGCGGGCCTGCACAGCGGATACCGAGGACGGGTCCGGTTCGAGGGGACCACGTTGCCCCGCTCGCTGCGTGGTCGTACCGCCGGTCAACTGGCGTCCGTGCAATACGTGTTCCAGGACGCACGGGCCTCGTTCGACGAGGGACGGCCGGTCGTGGACCAGGTGGCCCGAACCGCCGTGCGGCTGCGCGGGGCGCATCCGGACGCGGCTCGGACGCAGGCGCTGGACACGTTGGCCGAACTCGGTCTGGCCGCGCCCGTGGCGCAGCGGCGACCGGGCGCTCTGTCCGGAGGCGAGGTGCAGCGTGCCGCGTTGGCCCGAGCACTGCTTGCCCGACCCGGCGTGCTGGTCTGCGACGAGATCACCTCGGGCCTGGACGGCGCGGCCCGGGTCGAGCTGCTGGACCTGCTCGCCCGTTCCCGGGAACGCAGCGGCCTGTCTCTGGTGTTCATCACCCACGACCTGGCGGCGGCCGCACGGCTCGCGGACCGGATCGCGGTCCTGGACGCGGGCCGGCTGATCGAACAGGGCCCGGCCGGGCGGATCCTGACCGACCCTCGACAGACGTTCACCCGCAGGCTGGTACGCGCGGCCGGCGGTGCCGGGTCACGGCGCCGGGGAGACGACCACGGCGACCCGGCCGGTACGGACCTTCCCGGTCCCCCGCGGAGCGGCCGGGAGTGA
- a CDS encoding ABC transporter permease, protein MNSTPERPRRGERAGRRYAVALGLIGLPLLIALIGPEFAGPVQPRAVSFSAGEGHWLGTDFAGRDVWRQVLLGGRSVVLVAVAATVLAYVVAVPLGLAAAATRRGWVAEALMRPLDVLIAVPSLLVVLLVAALFRPGPAELVPVIALVAMPDAARVVAAAGTEVAARPAVEALRMQGESWWRITVGYPLRAIRRTLAADAGTRLASALYLVATAAFLGVGVAPDAADWAVMVDRNRPGLFLQPWAVGVPAALIVALSMGTNLAFDTALRTPPGGRGRNDERR, encoded by the coding sequence GTGAACTCGACTCCCGAAAGGCCTAGGCGGGGCGAGCGGGCCGGCCGGCGGTATGCGGTGGCGCTCGGGTTGATCGGGCTGCCGCTGCTCATCGCGTTGATCGGGCCGGAGTTCGCGGGACCGGTGCAGCCGCGGGCGGTGTCGTTCAGCGCCGGCGAAGGGCATTGGCTGGGCACCGACTTCGCCGGACGCGACGTGTGGCGGCAGGTGTTGCTCGGCGGGCGATCGGTGGTGTTGGTGGCGGTGGCCGCGACGGTCCTGGCCTACGTGGTGGCGGTGCCGCTCGGGCTGGCCGCCGCGGCGACGCGGCGCGGATGGGTGGCCGAGGCGCTGATGCGGCCGCTGGACGTGCTGATCGCGGTGCCGTCACTGCTCGTCGTGCTGCTCGTGGCCGCGCTGTTTCGGCCGGGACCGGCCGAACTGGTCCCGGTGATCGCCCTGGTGGCGATGCCGGACGCCGCACGGGTGGTGGCCGCGGCGGGCACCGAGGTGGCGGCGCGACCCGCCGTCGAGGCGCTGCGGATGCAGGGCGAGTCCTGGTGGCGGATCACCGTCGGCTACCCGCTGCGGGCGATCCGGCGCACGCTGGCCGCCGACGCGGGGACCCGGCTCGCGAGTGCGCTGTACCTGGTGGCGACCGCCGCGTTCCTGGGCGTGGGCGTGGCCCCGGACGCCGCCGACTGGGCGGTGATGGTGGACCGCAACCGGCCCGGTCTGTTCCTTCAGCCGTGGGCCGTGGGAGTACCGGCGGCGCTGATCGTGGCGCTGTCGATGGGCACGAATCTGGCGTTCGACACGGCTCTGCGGACGCCGCCGGGCGGGCGGGGGAGGAACGATGAACGACGCTGA
- a CDS encoding ABC transporter permease encodes MSADRGRPARRLLLGPVQIAAVVVLIFALTEALPGDAAVALAGDQPDPERIARIRESMGLDRSVGGRLGAWIERLAHGDLGTSLVSGRPVADLLADGFGPTLVLAGVTVVLLVPLSVGLGVLAARREGGPVDRLISALTAAVHAVPEFALGVLLVTLFALELRWLPPTAVGTDGDLLGRPAVLVLPVVVLLSRPVCTIARLVRAGMIEAMASPYVAHARRQGLSGARVCWTHALPNALAPASQQLARTCDWLLGGVIVVEALFVIPGLGTVLVDAVAARDIPVIQGLALVFGVVTVSVNLVADLVTLRLAPRVEVAA; translated from the coding sequence GTGAGCGCGGATCGTGGCCGCCCGGCACGCCGACTGCTGCTCGGTCCGGTCCAGATCGCGGCCGTGGTGGTGCTGATCTTCGCGTTGACCGAGGCGCTGCCCGGGGACGCGGCGGTGGCCCTGGCGGGCGACCAGCCCGACCCGGAACGGATCGCGCGGATCCGGGAGTCGATGGGTCTGGATCGTTCGGTCGGTGGGCGGCTCGGCGCCTGGATCGAGCGTCTGGCGCACGGTGACCTGGGCACCTCGCTGGTCTCGGGCCGGCCGGTCGCCGACCTGCTCGCCGACGGGTTCGGCCCGACGCTGGTACTGGCCGGGGTCACGGTCGTGCTGCTCGTGCCGCTGTCGGTGGGTCTGGGGGTGCTCGCCGCGCGGCGCGAGGGTGGTCCGGTGGATCGCCTGATCAGCGCGCTGACGGCGGCGGTGCACGCGGTTCCGGAGTTCGCGCTCGGAGTGTTGCTGGTCACGCTGTTCGCGCTGGAACTGCGGTGGTTGCCGCCGACGGCGGTGGGCACCGACGGTGATCTGCTCGGCCGTCCGGCAGTGCTGGTGCTGCCGGTGGTGGTGCTGCTGTCCCGGCCGGTGTGTACGATCGCCCGGCTGGTGCGGGCGGGCATGATCGAGGCGATGGCGTCGCCGTACGTGGCACACGCGCGACGGCAGGGCCTGTCCGGTGCCCGGGTGTGCTGGACGCATGCGCTGCCGAACGCCCTTGCCCCCGCGAGCCAGCAACTCGCCCGTACCTGCGACTGGTTGCTGGGCGGCGTGATCGTGGTCGAGGCGCTGTTCGTGATCCCCGGACTCGGCACCGTGCTGGTGGACGCGGTCGCCGCCCGCGACATCCCGGTGATCCAGGGGCTGGCGCTGGTGTTCGGTGTGGTGACCGTTTCGGTCAACCTCGTCGCCGACCTTGTGACGTTGCGGCTGGCGCCACGCGTGGAGGTGGCGGCGTAG